ACCAGCATCGGGTGTATCTGCACGAGTCGGGCGAGCTGAGCCGACGCCGCCAGGCGCGCCTGGCGGAGCGGGTGCGCGCCGTGGTGGAGCGGCGGTTGCGTCGCCTGGCCTGGCAGCGGGGCCCGGGCGAGCACATCCTGGAGTCGCACCTCGCCGCGCTCGAAGGGGGAGAAGTGTCGCCGTACGCCGTCGCCGACCTCATCGTGAACCAACTGGGGCTGGGCCCCGCCGGAGGACCAACATGAGCACCGTCGAGCACAACGTCTCTCCCGACCTGGTCCGCGCCCTGGACGAAAAGGACCGCGAAATCGAGCGGCTGAAGGCCGATCTGGCCGCCTGGGAGGGCGCGTACGAGCGCACCGGCGCCCGCGACGCCTCGTTCACCACCGTGTCGGGCGTCGAGGTGGAGCCGCTGTACACGCCGCTCGACCGCCCGCGCCCCGCGCCCGAAGAAGCGGCGTACTACGCGGAGCGCATCGGCCTGCCGGGCGAGTACCCGTTCACCCGCGGGCCGTACGGCACGATGTACCGCACGCGGCTGTGGACCATGCGCCAGTTCGCCGGCTTCGGCACGGCCGAGGAGACGAACGAGCGCTACCACTTCCTGCTCAAGCGCGGGCAGACCGGGCTTTCGGTCGCGTTCGACTTTCCCACGCTGATGGGATACGACAGCGACCACCCGCGGTCGCTGGGCGAGGTGGGCAAGTGCGGCGTGGCCATCTCGTCGCTCGACGACATGGAAACGCTGTTTGACGGCATCCCGCTGGACAAGGTGTCCGTGTCGATGACCATCAACGGTCCGGCCATCATCCTGTTCTGCTTCTACGTGGTGGCGGCCGAGCGGCAGGGCGTGTCGTTCAGCCAGCTTCGCGGCACGGTGCAGAACGACATCCTCAAGGAGTACCAGGCCCAGCACGCCTGGGTGTACCCGCCCGAGCCGGCGCTGCGGCTGATCGAGGACATGTTCGAGTGGGCGTCGAAGGAAGCGCCCAAGTACAACCCCATCTCCATCAGCGGCTACCACATCCGCGAGGCGGGCTCCACCGCGGTGCAGGAGCTGGCGTACACGCTCAAGAACGGGCTGGAATACGTGCGCCGCGGCGTGGAGCGGGGGCTGGACGTGGACGACTTCGCGCCGCGCCTCTCCTTCTTCTGGGACGTCCACAACGACTTCTTCGAGGAAATCGCCAAGTTCCGCGCGGCCCGCCGCATCTGGGCGCGCCACCTGCGCGACGAGTTCGGCGCCAAGAACCCCGAGAGCTGGCGGCTGCGCACCCACGCGCAGACGGCGGGGGTGACGCTCACCGCGCAGCAGCCGGAAAACAACATCGTCCGCGTGGCCTACCAGGCCATGGCCGCGGTGCTGGGCGGCACGCAATCGCTGCACACCAATTCGATGGACGAGACGCTGGCCCTGCCGACGGAAAGGGCGGTGCAGGTGGCGCTGCGGACGCAGCAGATCCTGGCGTACGAGACGGGCGTTCCGAACACGATCGACCCGCTGGCCGGCTCGTACTACGTGGAGGCGCTCACCGACCAGATGGAGGCCGAGGCCGAGCGCATCTTCGCCGAGATCGACAAGCTGGGCGGCGTGGTGCCGGGCATCGAGGTGGGCTACTTCCAGCGCGAGATCGCCCGCAGCGCCTTCCGGCAGCAGCTGGAGATCGAGCGGGGGGAGCGCACCATCGTGG
The Longimicrobium sp. DNA segment above includes these coding regions:
- a CDS encoding methylmalonyl-CoA mutase family protein encodes the protein MSTVEHNVSPDLVRALDEKDREIERLKADLAAWEGAYERTGARDASFTTVSGVEVEPLYTPLDRPRPAPEEAAYYAERIGLPGEYPFTRGPYGTMYRTRLWTMRQFAGFGTAEETNERYHFLLKRGQTGLSVAFDFPTLMGYDSDHPRSLGEVGKCGVAISSLDDMETLFDGIPLDKVSVSMTINGPAIILFCFYVVAAERQGVSFSQLRGTVQNDILKEYQAQHAWVYPPEPALRLIEDMFEWASKEAPKYNPISISGYHIREAGSTAVQELAYTLKNGLEYVRRGVERGLDVDDFAPRLSFFWDVHNDFFEEIAKFRAARRIWARHLRDEFGAKNPESWRLRTHAQTAGVTLTAQQPENNIVRVAYQAMAAVLGGTQSLHTNSMDETLALPTERAVQVALRTQQILAYETGVPNTIDPLAGSYYVEALTDQMEAEAERIFAEIDKLGGVVPGIEVGYFQREIARSAFRQQLEIERGERTIVGVNDFTVEGEELQIPLLKITEEAELRQRERMAAMRQRRDQAQVDAALEHLKQVARTTENVVPAMLDAVRAYATLYEIRAAMEEVFGAYQEPVFF